From the Harpia harpyja isolate bHarHar1 chromosome 16, bHarHar1 primary haplotype, whole genome shotgun sequence genome, one window contains:
- the CLCF1 gene encoding cardiotrophin-like cytokine factor 1 isoform X2 — MLNVAGELSGDSWGIFTFLCAALCNLPALPALNCTEELGAGQSIQKTYDLTRYLEHQLRTLAGTYLNYLGPPFNEPDFNPPRLARVERVPSATVDLDLWRGLTDNARLAANYRAYSRLLCYLRALDGQAGTAELRHRLGHFCSSLQGLVLSIAGVMSSLGYPLPAGPPAPPGTPVASNDFLKKMDDFWLLKELQTWLWRSAKDFNRLKKKVPPAVVTLRLEARGF; from the exons GAGACTCTTGGGGgatcttcaccttcctgtgcgcCGCGCTCTGCAACctgccggcgctgcccgccctgAACTGCACGGAGGAGCTGGGTGCCGGCCAGTCCATCCAGAAGACCTACGACCTGACCCGCTATCTGGAGCACCAGCTCCGCACCCTCGCCGGCACCTAC CTGAACTACCTGGGCCCCCCCTTCAATGAGCCCGACTTCAACCCCCCGCGCCTGGCGCGCGTCGAGCGGGTGCCCAGCGCCACGGTGGACTTGGACCTGTGGCGAGGGTTGACCGATAACGCCCGTCTGGCCGCCAACTACCGTGCCTACAGCCGGCTGCTCTGCTACCTGCGGGCGCTGGACGGGCAGGCGGGCACCGCCGAGCTGCGTCATCGCCTCGGCCACTTTTGCTCCAGCTTGCAAGGTTTGGTGCTCAGCATCGCCGGTGTCATGTCCTCCCTGGGTTATCCGCTGCCCGCCgggccccccgcgccccccggtACCCCCGTCGCCTCCAATGACTTCCTCAAGAAGATGGATGATTTCTGGTTGCTGAAGGAGCTGCAGACTTGGCTGTGGCGCTCGGCCAAGGACTTCAACCGCCTCAAGAAGAAGGTGCCGCCCGCCGTGGTCACCCTGCGCCTGGAGGCGAGGGGCTTCTGA